In the genome of Dermacentor variabilis isolate Ectoservices chromosome 5, ASM5094787v1, whole genome shotgun sequence, one region contains:
- the LOC142583357 gene encoding uncharacterized protein LOC142583357, producing the protein MPKNRNTLACYLDKKTRTTQDVHFSAPSQLPKVTQTQATSETRLYHCSAVEIAFTSGFATAVSQHVGDNAYEIIGPDHESPQGANNISVAEVSPIPLGSYHDS; encoded by the exons atgccaaaaaatcgaaatacattggcatgttatttggacaagaaaacta ggacaacccaggacgtgcatttctcagcacccagtcaactgccaaaagtgactcaaacacaggccacca gtgaaactcggctgtaccactgcagtgctgtggaaattgccttcaccagcggctttgcaacagctgtttcgcagcatgtcg gagacaatgcctacgaaattattggccctgatcatgagagccctcaaggggcaaacaacatctctgttgcagaagtgagcccgataccacttggaagttaccatgacagttga